One segment of Thermoanaerobacter kivui DNA contains the following:
- the yajC gene encoding preprotein translocase subunit YajC has product MNPQTTYVIVEMLIFIAIFYFLLILPQQRRQKKEREMLDSLKPGDEIITKSGFYGKILNIKDDVITLEMGADKVRLKIAKWAVGGVISSASDKSDKEQK; this is encoded by the coding sequence ATGAATCCACAGACGACTTATGTAATTGTTGAAATGCTTATCTTTATTGCAATCTTTTACTTTCTCTTGATACTTCCACAGCAGAGACGCCAAAAGAAAGAGAGAGAAATGTTGGATTCTCTAAAACCTGGCGATGAAATCATTACAAAAAGCGGGTTTTATGGTAAAATTCTAAACATAAAAGATGATGTGATAACATTAGAAATGGGTGCAGACAAAGTAAGGCTTAAGATTGCAAAGTGGGCAGTAGGTGGAGTTATAAGTTCAGCCAGTGACAAAAGCGATAAAGAACAAAAATGA
- the scfA gene encoding six-cysteine ranthipeptide SCIFF gives MKHIITLNKATLKNSLKKPGCGECQASCQSACKTSCTVANQECQY, from the coding sequence ATGAAACACATTATCACACTTAACAAAGCGACATTGAAAAACAGCTTGAAAAAGCCTGGTTGCGGAGAATGCCAAGCATCCTGTCAGTCTGCATGTAAAACATCTTGCACTGTAGCAAACCAAGAGTGTCAGTATTAA
- a CDS encoding gamma carbonic anhydrase family protein codes for MIIKEYKGMKPKIDDEAYIAETAEVIGDVEIKKDANIWYGAVLRGDIDKIVVGEGTNIQDNCVVHVTEGHPCYIGNYCTIGHGAIVHACKIGNNVLIGMGAIILDDADIGDNCIIGAGSLVTGSKKIPEGSLAFGSPAKVIRKLTQKEIENIHRSYEHYVELAKLHFSNFGQLTVYNKSNIIENS; via the coding sequence ATGATTATAAAGGAATATAAAGGTATGAAACCCAAAATAGATGATGAGGCGTATATAGCGGAAACAGCAGAGGTTATTGGAGATGTAGAAATAAAAAAAGATGCAAATATATGGTATGGGGCTGTGCTAAGAGGAGATATAGATAAAATAGTTGTTGGAGAAGGAACTAATATACAAGATAATTGCGTTGTACATGTTACAGAGGGACATCCCTGTTATATAGGAAATTACTGTACAATAGGACATGGGGCGATAGTCCATGCTTGCAAGATAGGAAATAATGTGCTAATAGGTATGGGGGCGATTATCTTAGATGATGCAGATATAGGAGATAATTGTATAATTGGAGCTGGTTCATTGGTAACAGGAAGTAAAAAGATTCCTGAGGGCAGTCTTGCTTTTGGGAGTCCTGCAAAAGTTATAAGGAAACTTACTCAAAAGGAAATTGAAAATATTCATCGTTCCTATGAACATTATGTAGAATTAGCAAAACTACATTTTTCTAACTTTGGGCAATTGACCGTTTACAATAAAAGTAATATAATAGAAAATAGTTAA
- the queA gene encoding tRNA preQ1(34) S-adenosylmethionine ribosyltransferase-isomerase QueA gives MRRSDFYFELPEELIAQEPLEDRSSARLMVLNRKTGEIQHDIFKNITKYLKAGDCLVLNDTKVIPARLIGRRQDSGGKIEFVLLKRISNNEWETLVKPGRRAKIGSKFVFGNGELIAEIFDTTEVGGRIVRFYYEGVFEEVLDKLGEMPVPPYIKKKLKNKDRYQTVYAKYEGSAAAPTAGLHFTEELLKQIRDMGVKTVFITLHVGLGTFRPVKEEIIENHKMHEEFYIVTKEAADEINATKERGGRVIAVGTTSTRTLETVADENGYIKEKSGWTDIFIYPGYKFKAIDGMITNFHLPESTLIMMVSAFAGKENIMKAYKIAIEHRYRFFSFGDAMLII, from the coding sequence ATGAGACGCAGCGATTTTTACTTTGAATTACCGGAAGAGTTGATTGCACAGGAACCTTTAGAAGACAGGTCAAGTGCGCGTTTAATGGTTTTAAATAGAAAAACTGGTGAGATTCAACACGATATTTTTAAAAATATAACAAAATATTTAAAAGCGGGAGATTGCCTTGTTTTAAATGATACAAAAGTTATTCCTGCGCGTCTTATAGGACGAAGACAAGACTCGGGAGGAAAGATAGAATTTGTTCTTTTAAAAAGGATATCCAATAATGAATGGGAAACATTGGTCAAACCTGGAAGGCGAGCTAAAATAGGATCAAAGTTTGTGTTTGGAAATGGAGAGTTAATAGCAGAAATTTTTGATACTACAGAAGTAGGGGGAAGGATAGTAAGGTTTTATTATGAAGGAGTATTTGAAGAGGTATTAGATAAATTAGGTGAAATGCCTGTTCCCCCTTATATTAAGAAAAAACTAAAAAATAAAGACAGGTACCAAACTGTGTACGCAAAATACGAAGGTTCTGCGGCAGCTCCTACTGCAGGGCTCCATTTTACTGAAGAGCTATTAAAACAAATCCGCGATATGGGAGTCAAAACCGTTTTTATAACTCTTCACGTAGGATTAGGTACTTTTAGACCAGTCAAGGAGGAAATAATAGAAAACCACAAGATGCATGAAGAATTTTATATCGTCACAAAGGAAGCAGCAGATGAGATAAATGCTACAAAAGAGAGAGGTGGCAGAGTAATAGCTGTTGGCACAACTTCTACTCGCACTCTTGAAACTGTCGCTGATGAAAATGGCTATATAAAAGAGAAAAGCGGATGGACTGATATTTTTATATACCCAGGGTATAAATTTAAAGCGATTGACGGTATGATAACAAATTTTCATCTACCTGAATCCACTTTAATTATGATGGTGTCAGCTTTCGCAGGCAAAGAAAACATAATGAAAGCTTATAAGATAGCTATTGAACATAGATATAGATTTTTTAGCTTTGGAGATGCAATGTTGATAATATAG
- the secD gene encoding protein translocase subunit SecD, with protein MRSRGFIKFFSVIVIAAVVAYVAFFGINAGNYSISPVQKHIRLGLDLRGGVYVLEEAQGNVTQDAINKAIAVIRNRVDALGVTQPVISQQGSNRIRVELPGMNDPDRAIEVIGKTAQLKFVGPDGKVILTGANVKDSKAVYAQTQTGVQQPEVTLVLDAEGTKKFAEATQKFLGQPIAILLDDKVISAPKVNDVITTGNAVITGLKDFQEASELATLIRAGSLPVTLKPIAYSSVGATLGPSALNASLKAGIYGTLLVMLFMIAFYRLPGFVADLALLIYILINFIVYALFNITLDLPGIAGFLLSIGMAVDTNILIFERFKEELWAGKSIRPALDAGFAKAFRAVFDANITTIIGAIILFYLGSGNVKGFALTLLIGVTSSLFTAITVTRFLLHALLDMDLTKNIKLYGA; from the coding sequence ATGAGAAGTAGAGGGTTTATCAAATTTTTTTCTGTAATTGTTATTGCAGCAGTAGTTGCATATGTGGCGTTTTTTGGAATAAATGCAGGTAATTACTCCATAAGTCCTGTACAAAAGCACATAAGATTAGGGTTAGATTTAAGAGGAGGCGTTTATGTATTAGAAGAAGCACAAGGTAATGTTACACAAGATGCGATAAATAAAGCTATTGCAGTCATAAGGAACAGGGTAGATGCTCTTGGTGTGACACAGCCTGTAATAAGTCAACAGGGGTCAAATAGAATTCGTGTAGAATTACCTGGCATGAATGACCCTGATAGGGCAATAGAGGTAATAGGTAAAACTGCTCAATTAAAATTTGTAGGTCCTGACGGTAAAGTGATATTGACAGGCGCTAATGTAAAAGACTCTAAAGCAGTATACGCTCAGACTCAAACAGGTGTGCAGCAACCAGAAGTTACGTTAGTACTTGATGCAGAGGGTACAAAGAAATTTGCAGAAGCAACACAAAAATTTTTAGGACAACCTATTGCGATACTTTTAGATGATAAGGTAATTTCTGCTCCTAAAGTAAATGACGTAATAACTACTGGAAATGCAGTCATTACAGGCTTGAAGGATTTTCAAGAAGCATCTGAATTAGCCACTCTTATAAGGGCAGGTTCTTTACCTGTCACATTGAAACCTATAGCCTACAGTTCTGTAGGTGCAACGTTAGGTCCGAGTGCTTTGAATGCTAGCTTAAAAGCTGGTATATACGGTACTTTACTGGTTATGTTGTTTATGATAGCTTTTTATAGATTACCTGGTTTTGTAGCAGACTTAGCCTTATTAATATATATATTAATAAACTTCATCGTTTATGCGTTATTTAATATAACATTAGATTTGCCAGGTATTGCAGGTTTCTTATTGTCAATAGGCATGGCTGTCGATACTAATATTTTAATTTTTGAAAGATTTAAAGAGGAATTGTGGGCAGGTAAAAGCATAAGACCTGCTTTAGATGCCGGCTTCGCGAAAGCTTTTAGGGCAGTATTTGATGCTAATATAACCACTATAATTGGAGCTATTATCCTTTTCTACTTGGGTTCAGGAAATGTTAAAGGATTTGCTTTAACACTTCTAATAGGTGTGACATCCAGCTTATTCACAGCTATAACTGTAACGAGATTTTTGTTGCATGCGCTTCTTGATATGGACTTGACAAAGAATATAAAACTTTATGGAGCATAG
- the tgt gene encoding tRNA guanosine(34) transglycosylase Tgt, producing MAAIKYQLIKKDSRTKARLGILQTSHGIIETPVFMPVGTQATVKTMTPEELKEIGATIILSNTYHLYLRPGHKLIEKAGGIHKFMNWDRAILTDSGGFQVFSLSSLREITEEGVEFRSHIDGSKHFFTPEKVIEIQNALGADIIMSFDECAPYPADYGYVKNSMELTIKWAERGKKAHKNTDKQALFGIVQGGTYEDLRKECANRLVEMDFPGYSIGGLSVGEPKNLMYDILDLTTDYLPEDKPRYLMGVGSPDDLIEGVIRGVDMFDCVLPTRIARNGTVFTSKGKLVVRNAAYAEDFSPLDDECECYTCKNYSRAYIRHLFKANEILAARLATIHNLYFLVKLMERIREAIRQDRLLEFKKQFFEKYGYKEEY from the coding sequence ATGGCAGCTATAAAATATCAACTTATCAAAAAAGATTCAAGGACAAAAGCACGGCTGGGGATACTTCAAACTTCCCATGGAATTATAGAAACGCCTGTGTTTATGCCAGTAGGAACCCAAGCTACTGTAAAAACTATGACTCCAGAGGAATTAAAAGAAATAGGCGCGACAATTATTTTAAGCAATACTTACCACCTTTATTTAAGACCTGGTCATAAGCTCATCGAGAAAGCCGGCGGCATCCACAAATTTATGAATTGGGATAGGGCAATTTTAACTGACAGCGGTGGATTTCAGGTTTTTAGTTTAAGTTCCTTGAGGGAAATTACAGAAGAGGGGGTAGAATTTAGGTCACACATTGATGGTTCTAAACACTTTTTTACTCCAGAAAAGGTGATAGAGATACAAAATGCATTGGGAGCAGATATAATAATGTCTTTTGACGAATGCGCTCCTTATCCCGCAGACTATGGATATGTCAAGAATTCGATGGAGCTTACCATCAAATGGGCTGAAAGAGGAAAAAAAGCCCACAAAAATACAGATAAACAGGCACTTTTTGGAATTGTACAAGGAGGAACTTATGAAGATTTGCGAAAAGAATGTGCTAATAGATTAGTGGAAATGGATTTTCCGGGCTATTCCATAGGTGGATTAAGCGTTGGTGAACCTAAGAATTTGATGTATGATATATTAGATTTAACGACTGATTATTTGCCAGAAGACAAACCAAGGTATCTTATGGGAGTTGGAAGTCCGGATGACCTCATTGAAGGCGTCATAAGAGGGGTTGACATGTTTGACTGTGTATTGCCTACGAGGATAGCAAGAAATGGCACTGTTTTTACTAGTAAAGGCAAATTAGTGGTGAGAAATGCTGCTTATGCAGAGGATTTTTCGCCACTGGATGATGAATGCGAGTGTTATACTTGCAAAAATTATTCAAGAGCTTATATAAGGCATTTGTTTAAAGCTAATGAAATTTTAGCAGCAAGGCTTGCGACTATACACAACCTATATTTTCTCGTTAAATTGATGGAGAGGATAAGGGAAGCTATAAGGCAAGACCGGCTGCTTGAATTTAAAAAACAATTTTTTGAAAAATATGGTTATAAGGAGGAGTATTGA
- a CDS encoding TIGR04086 family membrane protein, whose amino-acid sequence MGGGTLKGKFQLHNDKNINVQGILIGVLVAYIITLSFFIVYALLLTFTALSELTLPTLTMLITIIGIVLSGALSARHTTSKGWLNGGIAGILYVTIMLVLGAFFVEELGPASSWTVKYVWGAVLGALGGMIGINL is encoded by the coding sequence ATGGGAGGTGGAACTTTGAAAGGAAAATTTCAATTGCATAACGATAAAAATATAAATGTTCAAGGCATTTTAATTGGAGTTTTGGTAGCATACATAATCACTTTAAGCTTTTTTATAGTTTATGCGCTCCTTTTAACATTTACGGCTTTGTCTGAATTAACTTTACCTACTCTCACTATGCTGATAACCATAATAGGAATTGTGTTATCTGGTGCTTTATCTGCAAGACATACTACCAGCAAAGGTTGGCTAAATGGCGGTATAGCTGGTATTTTATATGTTACCATTATGTTAGTTTTAGGAGCATTTTTTGTCGAAGAATTAGGACCTGCCTCTTCTTGGACTGTAAAATACGTATGGGGTGCTGTTTTAGGGGCTTTGGGAGGAATGATAGGCATCAATTTATAG
- the scfB gene encoding thioether cross-link-forming SCIFF peptide maturase, whose protein sequence is MSELMHKFKRLGMDIVVDPVSGSIHVVDDITYDILDFYETHSKEEIVNILQHKYKKEDIIEAIEEIDELKENGLLFSEDIYKDIAVSRNDSVIKAMCLNVAHDCNLRCKYCFASTGDFKGGRKLMDFGTGKKAIDFLIKSSGKRRTIEVDFFGGEPLLNFEVVKQLVEYGKEKARENKKVIKFTITTNAVLLDDEKIKYFNENFSNVVLSLDGRKEVNDNMRVRVDGSGTYDTIVPKIKKFVESRGKKEYYVRGTFTAKNLDFANDVLHIADLGVYEISVEPVVEKEDTYYTLKEEHLETILEEYDRLAEEYIKRQEEGRPFSFYHFKVDLEGGPCIKKRLQGCGAGFEYVVVTPDGDIYPCHQFVGIEEFKLGNLDEGITNKELQQKFMESDIYKREKCTKCWARFYCSGGCFANNYNINGDINKPYELSCEMQKRRFENAIAIKAYQMLKGDGDDYKGI, encoded by the coding sequence TTGTCAGAGTTAATGCATAAATTTAAAAGATTAGGAATGGATATTGTAGTAGATCCAGTTAGCGGATCTATACATGTGGTAGACGATATAACCTATGATATTTTGGACTTTTATGAAACTCATTCAAAAGAAGAAATTGTAAATATCCTTCAACATAAATACAAAAAAGAAGATATAATTGAAGCTATAGAGGAAATTGACGAGTTAAAAGAAAATGGCCTGTTATTTTCTGAAGACATATACAAGGATATTGCTGTATCAAGAAACGATTCTGTAATAAAAGCGATGTGCCTTAATGTCGCCCATGATTGTAATTTAAGGTGCAAGTATTGTTTTGCATCGACAGGAGATTTTAAAGGTGGCCGCAAATTGATGGATTTTGGAACGGGTAAAAAGGCAATTGATTTTTTAATAAAAAGCTCTGGTAAAAGACGAACAATTGAAGTTGACTTTTTTGGAGGAGAACCGCTTTTAAATTTTGAAGTAGTCAAGCAATTAGTAGAGTATGGAAAGGAAAAAGCAAGAGAAAATAAAAAAGTAATTAAATTTACAATAACAACTAATGCGGTTTTGTTAGATGATGAAAAAATAAAGTATTTTAATGAAAATTTTTCTAACGTAGTATTAAGCTTGGATGGGAGAAAAGAAGTAAATGACAACATGAGAGTTCGAGTGGACGGCAGCGGGACTTATGACACAATAGTTCCCAAAATAAAAAAATTTGTTGAGTCAAGAGGGAAGAAAGAATACTATGTAAGAGGGACTTTTACAGCAAAGAATTTAGATTTTGCCAATGATGTATTGCATATAGCAGACCTTGGCGTTTATGAAATATCAGTTGAACCAGTAGTTGAAAAAGAGGATACTTATTATACTTTAAAAGAAGAGCACTTGGAAACAATATTAGAAGAATATGACAGATTAGCTGAGGAATATATAAAAAGACAGGAGGAAGGAAGGCCTTTTTCTTTTTATCATTTTAAGGTGGATTTAGAAGGAGGACCATGCATTAAAAAAAGGCTTCAAGGTTGTGGTGCCGGTTTTGAATACGTGGTAGTGACTCCTGATGGAGATATTTACCCTTGTCATCAATTCGTTGGAATTGAAGAGTTTAAGTTGGGAAACCTTGATGAAGGCATCACAAATAAAGAATTGCAACAAAAGTTTATGGAAAGCGATATTTACAAAAGAGAAAAGTGTACAAAATGTTGGGCGAGATTTTATTGCAGTGGAGGTTGCTTTGCAAATAACTACAATATAAATGGTGACATTAATAAGCCTTATGAGTTATCTTGTGAAATGCAAAAAAGGCGTTTTGAAAATGCGATTGCCATAAAAGCATATCAAATGCTAAAGGGTGATGGTGATGATTATAAAGGAATATAA
- a CDS encoding RNA chaperone Hfq: protein MRGCFDNYTVVLELEDNKQQMLIFKSAISSVTLKKSIIFIQSDKNEKKEN from the coding sequence TTGAGAGGATGTTTTGACAACTATACAGTTGTACTTGAATTGGAAGATAATAAACAACAGATGTTAATTTTTAAAAGTGCAATTTCTTCAGTAACTCTTAAAAAGTCTATAATTTTTATACAATCTGATAAAAACGAAAAGAAAGAAAATTAA
- the secF gene encoding protein translocase subunit SecF, with translation MNQHRFHIDVIGKTKIWFAISGIMILIGVIAMLVNGFNWGIDFTGGTIMEFKIGKSFDTKDIIKILNEYKVKDYQIQKIGAKGDHVSIKTSPISNETRLSIIKDIEKKYNLTENDLIMSQQVGPSLGAEIKFGMVLALVVASLVMLTYLGFRFNFEMSLAAVVGLLHNVIILISIYALFKITVDSPFIAAVLTVFSYSLHDTIVIFDRIRDNLKSMRRSDYAEIANVSINQTLTRSINVVLTVLIMLVLMYFLGPKALKDFALPLLIGITWGAYSSIFISTPLWVLIKNREKRRKTSNKPAKA, from the coding sequence GTGAACCAACATAGATTTCATATAGATGTCATTGGCAAAACGAAAATTTGGTTTGCGATATCAGGGATTATGATTTTAATTGGCGTAATAGCTATGCTTGTAAATGGATTTAATTGGGGAATAGATTTTACTGGCGGAACAATAATGGAGTTTAAAATTGGCAAATCTTTTGATACGAAGGATATAATTAAAATTTTAAACGAATATAAAGTTAAAGACTATCAAATTCAAAAAATAGGGGCAAAAGGTGATCATGTTTCAATAAAAACAAGTCCTATTTCCAATGAAACGCGGCTTTCAATAATAAAAGATATCGAAAAAAAGTACAACTTAACAGAAAATGACTTAATAATGTCACAGCAAGTTGGGCCTTCTTTAGGGGCAGAGATAAAATTCGGGATGGTATTGGCACTGGTAGTAGCTTCTCTAGTAATGCTTACTTATTTAGGCTTTAGATTTAATTTTGAAATGAGCTTGGCAGCGGTTGTTGGTTTACTTCATAATGTAATAATATTAATTTCTATATATGCTCTCTTTAAAATAACAGTTGACTCTCCTTTTATAGCAGCGGTTTTAACGGTATTTAGTTATTCTCTTCACGATACTATTGTAATTTTTGACAGAATAAGAGATAATTTAAAAAGTATGAGAAGATCTGATTATGCAGAAATTGCGAATGTGAGTATAAACCAGACTCTTACACGGTCGATAAACGTAGTTTTGACAGTATTGATCATGCTTGTCTTAATGTATTTCTTAGGGCCGAAAGCATTAAAAGATTTTGCATTGCCTTTACTTATTGGTATAACTTGGGGAGCGTATTCTTCAATATTTATTTCTACTCCTTTATGGGTATTGATTAAAAATAGAGAAAAGAGAAGAAAAACCTCTAATAAACCTGCAAAAGCTTAA
- the ubiB gene encoding 2-polyprenylphenol 6-hydroxylase, which translates to MNLSFIFRNKNIAKRYREILRILTKNGFGFISDILVKGGYIPFHILKGHDYIGIGERVRKTLEELGPTFIKMGQLLSTRADLIPHDILLELSKLQDEVVPENFEAIKNIIECELKRKISDLFMYFDVNPIASASIGQVYRATTKEGKDVVVKVQRTDVSYKINADIIILKNIAKILNDRIMDSPVDFVEIIDELSESLLNELDYTQEGNNADRFRENFKNEDYIYIPKVYWEYTTKRILTMEYVEGISVKNKELLIQKGFDLKKIARNGAWSIFLQVYEFGFFHGDPHPGNILITNDGKISYIDFGIVGYLDKSTREMIIDLFKAFAENDTEEVIGVLSDIGAIRPETNLRSLKSDLNHIINYFYNTPLKNINMNDSMRRIMSTVYKHRLILPSEFTLLLRSLATIEGVGTSLDPDFSISNVAKDFVKQVYLRNISVTKILKENSKDLHKAIVVLRKLPYKIQNIMTKLIKDDIKVRINIDESESMRYDLNIMINKVIVSIIASALIVGSSLVLTSQGGYKIFGYNAIGFFGYVIASLLCMWVFYRIFIIERRKK; encoded by the coding sequence ATGAACTTGTCTTTTATTTTTCGAAATAAAAATATCGCAAAAAGATATCGAGAAATATTAAGGATTTTGACTAAAAATGGATTTGGTTTTATTTCTGATATTTTGGTAAAAGGAGGCTATATTCCTTTCCACATCTTAAAAGGTCACGATTACATCGGAATTGGGGAAAGGGTTAGAAAAACTTTAGAGGAATTAGGTCCTACTTTTATAAAGATGGGTCAGCTTTTAAGTACAAGAGCTGACCTAATTCCTCATGATATTTTATTGGAACTTTCTAAGCTTCAAGATGAAGTAGTTCCAGAAAATTTTGAAGCAATTAAAAATATAATAGAATGCGAATTAAAAAGGAAAATATCGGATCTTTTTATGTATTTTGATGTTAACCCTATTGCCTCTGCTTCTATTGGACAAGTTTATCGAGCAACAACTAAAGAAGGAAAAGATGTGGTTGTCAAAGTTCAAAGGACAGACGTTTCATACAAGATTAATGCAGACATAATAATTTTAAAAAACATTGCTAAAATTTTAAATGACCGCATAATGGATTCGCCAGTAGACTTTGTTGAAATAATTGATGAACTGTCTGAATCTCTTCTCAACGAATTGGACTATACGCAAGAAGGAAATAATGCAGACCGCTTCAGAGAAAATTTCAAAAATGAAGATTACATTTACATACCTAAAGTTTACTGGGAATACACTACAAAGCGAATTCTTACAATGGAATACGTAGAAGGCATAAGTGTCAAAAATAAAGAATTGCTGATTCAAAAAGGCTTTGATTTAAAAAAGATTGCAAGAAATGGCGCATGGTCTATATTTTTACAAGTTTATGAGTTTGGCTTTTTCCATGGGGATCCTCATCCGGGGAACATCTTAATTACAAATGATGGTAAAATCTCTTACATCGATTTTGGTATAGTCGGTTATCTTGACAAATCAACAAGAGAAATGATAATTGACCTTTTTAAGGCTTTTGCAGAAAATGACACTGAAGAAGTGATAGGAGTTTTGTCGGATATAGGCGCTATAAGGCCAGAGACTAATTTGAGAAGTCTTAAATCTGACTTAAACCACATCATCAATTATTTTTACAATACTCCGCTTAAAAATATAAATATGAACGATTCTATGAGAAGGATAATGTCAACAGTTTACAAGCATAGGCTAATTTTGCCTTCAGAATTTACCTTGCTTCTCAGATCTTTGGCAACAATTGAGGGAGTAGGAACGAGCTTAGATCCCGATTTTAGCATTTCTAATGTAGCAAAAGATTTTGTAAAACAAGTATATTTGAGAAACATCAGCGTAACAAAAATATTAAAAGAAAATTCAAAAGACCTACATAAAGCGATAGTAGTATTGAGAAAACTTCCTTATAAAATTCAGAATATAATGACAAAACTCATAAAAGATGACATAAAAGTGAGAATAAATATCGATGAAAGCGAAAGCATGAGATACGACTTGAATATAATGATAAATAAAGTGATTGTAAGTATTATAGCTTCTGCTTTAATTGTAGGGTCTTCGTTAGTTTTGACTTCTCAAGGAGGATATAAAATTTTCGGCTATAATGCCATTGGTTTTTTTGGATATGTAATTGCTTCACTTTTATGTATGTGGGTATTTTATCGCATTTTCATAATCGAGAGGAGAAAAAAGTAG